A window of the Mucilaginibacter sp. cycad4 genome harbors these coding sequences:
- a CDS encoding TonB-dependent receptor — translation MEIFIRKNTTVLSKYLFLLLFFLPFAAVAQQEPPATVNSILKGRVFDAATRDVLPGAVVSIKGTTHAVSTNAEGRFDFVTGQKFPYTLIIRFIGYDQQEIVVNGSPVEIYLKPIPQQLNDVVVVGYGTKTRKDLISSVATIKADEVKKTPVASFDAQLQGKASGVQINSNTGVPGDGIFIRVRGTTSINASNDPLYIVDGVFLNNTSLQTVSTGGRATSPIADINPDDIENIEVLKDASATAIYGSRGANGVVIVTTKRGNYNTRPKINFNVSQGLAWQPKDKLWKLTTGPQHAEIVNEFYRNSEADAIAAGNTAGINTYRNVPFRAADDNPTATPAPRGLPSQQNTYDRLNELFRTGNLANYDLSLEGGSKDTKYYIGAGYTKQQADIKPIDFSRLGFKVNLDQRISDRVQVGTSNSVSRSYRNQARSGDGPAGGLFQSALHTPTYLPETNPDGTPARYAGFDNLQVLLNNYDVNTTSLRYIGNVYADVEILKGLKFRSSWSVDYNNYNESEYWNDKTQLGASPTNGLATSAITQSSAWINEQTLTYHHLFGQKHTLDVVAGNTLQSNIVQLTSAQGTGFPNNAYTDISAASTRTANQTWTKANLSSYFSRISYNYASKYYLEVSARADGSSKFGANNKWGYFPSVGASWRAKEESFLRDVNAISDLKLRASYGVTGNQAGINNFAAQGLWSGGAGYPDNTTGGDKAGTAPQQLANPNLKWERTAQANVGFDLSLLNNHLNLSVDLYSKQTSDVLLQLPVPEITGYSTYYSNVGKISNKGYEVSISSNNIKTKDFSWSSSFNISGNVNKIKSLPVPINQYSRDWIRMQQGYSMFSFWMYKQLGVDPQTGNAIFEDVNKDGVINTSDRQIVGNALPKYFGGLSNTITYKGFDASFLFSFEEGNKVLNLNRFFGEGGGTRDANRVIFASQLNRWQKPGDITDVPRLTAYGNNYTLEQNSRFLEDGSFIRLKSLSLGYTLPKALTQKIDIQSLRIYVVGSNLLLFTKYTGPDPEANVGGGQDVQGIDLGTPPQPRSVQLGVNITL, via the coding sequence ATGGAAATATTTATCCGTAAAAACACAACTGTACTTTCCAAATATCTTTTCCTGCTGCTGTTCTTCTTACCCTTTGCAGCAGTGGCCCAGCAGGAGCCGCCTGCAACCGTTAATTCAATTTTAAAAGGACGTGTATTTGATGCTGCCACCCGGGATGTGCTCCCGGGTGCGGTAGTATCAATTAAAGGTACTACGCACGCTGTATCAACCAATGCCGAAGGCCGTTTTGATTTTGTTACCGGCCAAAAATTTCCTTATACATTAATCATTCGTTTTATAGGCTATGATCAGCAGGAAATTGTTGTGAATGGAAGCCCTGTTGAAATTTACCTGAAACCTATACCTCAACAGCTTAATGATGTGGTGGTTGTAGGCTACGGTACCAAAACCCGTAAAGACCTCATCAGCTCGGTAGCAACCATAAAGGCCGATGAAGTAAAGAAAACTCCGGTTGCCAGTTTTGATGCCCAGTTACAAGGCAAAGCATCAGGTGTGCAGATCAACTCCAATACAGGTGTGCCGGGCGATGGCATCTTTATCCGTGTACGTGGTACCACATCCATTAATGCCAGTAACGATCCGCTTTACATAGTTGATGGTGTATTTTTGAATAACACCAGTTTGCAAACTGTTAGCACCGGCGGAAGGGCAACATCGCCAATTGCCGATATCAATCCTGATGATATCGAGAATATTGAAGTATTAAAAGATGCCAGCGCCACAGCTATTTATGGTTCACGTGGTGCCAATGGCGTGGTTATCGTTACTACCAAACGTGGTAATTACAATACACGGCCCAAGATCAATTTCAACGTTTCGCAGGGATTGGCATGGCAGCCTAAAGACAAGCTTTGGAAGCTAACCACCGGCCCCCAGCATGCCGAGATCGTAAACGAATTTTATCGCAATTCTGAAGCTGACGCAATTGCGGCCGGTAATACAGCAGGTATCAATACTTATAGAAATGTACCGTTCCGCGCGGCTGATGATAATCCTACTGCTACGCCGGCACCACGCGGCTTACCATCCCAACAAAACACCTATGACCGTTTGAACGAACTGTTCCGCACTGGTAACCTGGCTAACTATGATCTTTCTTTAGAAGGTGGTTCAAAAGATACCAAGTACTATATAGGGGCGGGTTACACTAAACAGCAGGCTGATATCAAACCAATCGACTTTAGCCGCCTCGGTTTTAAAGTAAACCTCGATCAACGGATCAGTGATAGGGTACAGGTGGGTACAAGCAACAGTGTTTCGCGCTCGTACCGTAACCAGGCCCGTTCGGGTGATGGTCCGGCGGGAGGTTTGTTCCAATCGGCATTGCATACGCCAACTTATCTGCCCGAAACCAATCCTGATGGTACGCCTGCCCGGTATGCCGGTTTTGATAACCTGCAGGTGTTGTTGAATAACTACGATGTAAACACCACAAGCTTACGTTACATAGGCAACGTATATGCCGATGTCGAGATATTGAAAGGATTGAAGTTCCGTTCAAGCTGGAGTGTTGACTACAATAACTACAACGAATCTGAATACTGGAACGATAAAACACAGCTGGGTGCATCGCCTACAAACGGCCTTGCAACATCGGCCATAACCCAAAGCAGCGCCTGGATCAACGAGCAAACCTTAACCTATCACCATCTTTTTGGCCAAAAGCATACGTTAGATGTTGTGGCGGGTAATACCCTGCAAAGCAATATCGTACAGCTTACATCGGCACAGGGAACCGGCTTCCCAAATAATGCCTATACTGATATTTCGGCAGCGTCAACCCGTACCGCCAACCAAACCTGGACAAAGGCCAACCTTTCATCATACTTCTCGCGTATTTCATACAACTATGCCAGCAAGTATTACCTGGAAGTAAGTGCCCGCGCCGATGGCTCATCGAAATTTGGTGCTAACAATAAATGGGGATATTTCCCATCGGTAGGTGCTTCATGGCGCGCTAAGGAAGAAAGCTTTTTGAGAGATGTAAATGCTATCAGCGACCTTAAACTACGTGCAAGCTATGGTGTTACCGGTAACCAGGCAGGTATCAACAACTTTGCAGCCCAGGGTTTATGGAGCGGCGGTGCCGGTTATCCTGATAACACAACCGGCGGCGATAAAGCAGGTACAGCTCCGCAGCAATTGGCTAATCCAAACCTGAAATGGGAGCGTACAGCACAAGCCAACGTGGGTTTTGACCTCAGCTTGCTGAACAATCACCTGAATTTATCTGTCGACCTGTATTCGAAACAAACCAGCGATGTGTTGCTGCAATTACCTGTTCCGGAGATTACCGGCTATAGTACTTACTACAGCAACGTAGGTAAAATAAGCAACAAAGGTTACGAGGTAAGTATCAGTTCAAACAACATCAAAACCAAAGATTTTAGCTGGAGCAGCAGTTTCAATATCTCGGGCAATGTTAACAAGATCAAATCGCTGCCGGTGCCTATCAATCAATATAGCCGCGACTGGATCCGTATGCAGCAGGGCTATTCTATGTTCTCATTCTGGATGTATAAACAATTGGGGGTGGATCCGCAAACCGGTAACGCCATATTTGAAGACGTTAATAAAGACGGGGTTATCAATACTTCAGACCGTCAGATAGTTGGTAACGCACTACCTAAATATTTTGGCGGCTTAAGCAATACGATCACCTACAAAGGCTTTGACGCCAGCTTCCTGTTTAGCTTTGAGGAAGGTAATAAAGTGCTTAACCTTAACCGTTTCTTCGGCGAAGGTGGCGGTACCCGTGATGCTAACCGTGTGATATTTGCCAGCCAGTTGAACAGGTGGCAAAAACCGGGCGATATTACCGATGTGCCACGCTTAACTGCTTATGGCAATAACTATACGCTTGAGCAAAACAGCCGCTTCCTGGAAGATGGCTCATTTATCCGCCTCAAATCATTAAGCCTTGGTTATACACTGCCAAAGGCGCTTACCCAGAAAATTGATATTCAATCGCTGCGCATTTATGTGGTGGGTAGTAACCTACTGCTGTTCACGAAATATACAGGCCCCGATCCCGAGGCTAACGTAGGCGGAGGACAGGATGTGCAGGGTATTGACCTGGGTACGCCGCCGCAGCCGCGTTCAGTTCAGTTAGGTGTAAATATTACTTTATAA
- the thiS gene encoding sulfur carrier protein ThiS has translation MEITVNQQNYSVPEICSLQQMLDIVFIPSTKGIAIAINQEIIVKGNWASHFLIPGDNLTIIKATQGG, from the coding sequence ATGGAAATAACCGTAAATCAACAAAATTATTCTGTACCAGAGATTTGCTCACTACAGCAAATGCTTGATATTGTCTTTATTCCATCAACTAAAGGGATAGCGATTGCCATTAACCAGGAAATTATTGTCAAAGGCAACTGGGCAAGCCATTTTTTAATCCCGGGCGACAACCTCACCATCATCAAAGCAACACAGGGCGGATAA